The genomic stretch TCATGGGCTTCTTCCCAAACATGTACCAGGGATGCTGAGGTCACAGGCCCACTAAGGTATCCCATGTCACCGAGACCCACACTGCAGGGCAGTGTGATCTTGCTCCACTCCCCGAGGCCCTGCTGAAACGTTGATGGGACGACCATCATGTCCAAGTCGTCGACGTGTAGTTGGATGTAGCGGGGGCGTGGAATTAGGGCCCTTGGAATGTGCCCGAGCATTGGCTGGTGGCCATGGGTCTGCAATGGCATCACCTATGCTTGTACCCTGCCAGACACCACCGGCTTCGGCACCTTCTGGTTCAAGCTGGTCCTGGTACCCAGCTGTAGGAAACCTGTCCCTGCGCGCCGTGCATAGTCCATCTTCACAAGCTTGTTAGTACAAACATAAGAACAATGTAGTCCTTTCTAATGGTACTTGTCAGCGCATGTCCACATGGAACTACAGTCCACATGGAAACAACATAATCTATCATACCTCCCGGATCGATTTTTAGGCTGTTTCAAAAGTCATACCCCATGTGAGCTACCAAATACTCgatgtttagagcatctccactctctCTTTCAAAAGGCCCCTTAAAGCCGTAAGGGGACGCCGGCGCTAAAAACCATGCCCAACCACATCCCCCAATTTGTTTTTTGCACTAGCGCAGGTCAAGGTGTTATCCAGCGTCCCCAGGCCGAACCCTACCCATGGGAGTGCTAGCGGGGGCGCCGGATGGATGGAAAATTCACGCGGACCAGCCTTGGCAGTGAGATGTTGCCTGTCTCGTCTCCCGAGGCGGTAATCCGGTCTAGCGTGTAGCCATCCGTGCCTCCCTGTAACCCCAGCCGCCTGTTGACTACGGTTGGTCCTGGTGGGAGGAGTAGGCCTACCGTGCATGTCGTGGTAAGGACGGACAAGGCTGCAGCTGCTGCGGCCACTGGTTCCTGCAGCGTGCGCAACCACAGCTGTTCCGGATACAACCACCGCCTCTGCATAGGTTTCAGCCGCGGTCGACGAGCGATGGTGGAACGACGACAACTCCGCTGACTACAACTACTACAAAGAAACATGTAGAATAGGGGTAGGCAGGAGTATAACTAGTTTTTCATTTGTATTGGGACGATAACTCGGAGCCGACCGGACCGACTTTCACGGGTACAACTAGATAAAGGGAAACCTTTGCAAAGGGAAAATTCCGTCCCGCCAGATGCACGAAGAGGTGACGCGTGTCCTCACCGCGACCGGCGCGAGTCCGCGCTTCATACGCCGCGCGCTGTACGTGCTCGTTCCGCCCGCGCGAGTATGCACACTGTACCTGCTCCTCCCGTCCGCGCGCTCTCCTCTCGTCTAGCGAAATAGCTGCAGCTAACGATCGAAGTACAAAGCTGCTAGCTAGCTCACATGTCCTCGttcgttttttttttaaatcaaaaCACAGGTGCCAATTACAAAACTATAAGTGCGAGTACAATCAGTAAAATACTCGAGTAGAGTTGTGTATAATATGTAGGTACAACTACATATACAACACACGGGCGAAGTACAAGTACACTCACGTACATGAGCAGATACTGATCGTGCACACGGCGAGTACAGATCacacacaacacacgagtacagatgAACATACAGGCGAGTATGCAGTACAGATcacgcacacgagcgagtacagatTGTGCACACGAGCAGAGTAcgatcacgcacaacacacgagtacgattgaacacacgagcgaagtacaagtacaatcacgcagacgagcaggtacaaacgcgcatacgagcgAGTACGatcgtgaacacgagcaagtacatgtacgtaAGTACGATggcgcacacgagcgagtacagatCACGCGTAAGTGCAGGTACAGATCCCGCACAcgagcgagtaaagggaaaaactgcaccAAACACACTAAAAACGAAGTATTTATCGGTTGAAACACGAAGTACGAGTTAGACACACCACGAGTACAATCATActactattggaagtacgaaaaaagtatctccaaacctatcaacatgggatctagtttcgaagatctcgacgcgaggatctcaaaagtgaaaacggttcgcaatttggacttacggttctcaagatatttcattttgaaaaaaacgaatctagaagaaaaagggaaaaaagtgacacaacccagtcttctctctcctcccccatccccaccttgcttccccttgcgacacgtggcgtgcagggagaccacttcccagggattttctggcaccacaacgcgccacttgtcgcgtgcggagcgagttgccttcccttcgcaaaggtcggcctttttctagagttttccgaCTTTCACGCTTGCATGTTGCAtctaaaccctcacatatgggctAAAAATCAGTAATGCCGGAGCCCATTTAAAGAGGATGAGTGAAGATGCTTTTAACCTCTAATGAATAGTACTACATACGAGAAATGTGTTTACAAGAAACCAATCACACCCCCTAGAGTAGCATGGATGATGCGCACCGGGCTGGCAGCGGGCAAAGCGCCGCCCTTTCTGCCCAAAAGCCGGTGAAGGCTAGCTGGAAATGCGCACTGCTCACTCTTCATCGAGCATTTCCAGCCGCGAGACATATTCGTCGCCCTCTATCGTGCACTACTCGCCTCGAggtttcttcttcatcttctttgaACGGACGAACGGCTGGGAAAGGCCGGCACCGCGACAACCACTCACGGACGCCGTGGCGCCATCGATTACCCAATCATTGCGATCCGCAAGACGCGTTCCGTTCTGTCAGTGTCGGGTATAGTATGCGAGCACAGCTGAAACCGTTGCCGCGTTCAACAGGACCAACCAAGAATGAGCATCACAAATTCATAATCTTTTGTACAGCAATTTCATTTGTATTTCTCCATTGTTACAATGTTATTAACAACTAAAAAATGAAGCAAAGAATGTTGTGTGTATGCACAGTTGATCAAATTACTCTTTAATGTGTCCCATTGGGGCTACTAGTAAAGAATCGTGGCAGCCTACAACTACAAGCCAATCAACAAATTTTTTACAAGGAAGGAATTTCTAATCTCTTTTTTGGATTTTGAGTTGTTCCTACGGATCAGTGTAGCGGAACCGAATTCacgccgccgccacggcccgcGGCGAGACGGTAGTTGAAGTTACGCATTCCCTGTCCTGCACCACGTTGGCGGCCGCGAAGCGCCGGCACGCCCTGCCGAGCGACGCCGCCTTCCGCCGCGCGCGCTCGGAGCCGGAGCCCATGAGCTCCCAGATCGCCCACTCCACCCCGGACACCGCCAGCACCTGCGTCACCGCGGCGGCCCCCGCGCGCCGGCACAGCAGCACCAGCGCCGCCGCGGAGCACTCCCTCGACCACTCGGTCCCGCGCCGCATCTCGGCGACGAGCCTGGCCACGGCGCCGTCTATCTTCACGATCGCGTCCGCGCCTCCTCTCTTCGCGAGCGACGCCAGCACGGCCGTTGCGGTCTCCTCCTCGCCGACCGCCGACAGCGCCGCCTCGGCGGCGCCCGCGCCCACGAGCCTCCCCACGTTCTCCCGCTCCGCCGACAAGCACAGCAGCGCGGCGAGCGCGTCCTTCTTCGTGCTGGACGGGCCGGTGCGCACGAGctgcaccacctcctccaccacgcgCGGgttccttcccagccggcggcggtACGTGTGCACCGCCGACAGGCTGagcacggtggcggcggcgttctCCTTGGCGCGCCAGGTGGCCCCCGACCCCATCACCTCGCAGAGCGCCGCGACGGCGCCGTCCGCGTGCATGATGCGCTTCTTGTTGGCCTCCAGGATGGACAGGTTCAGCACCGCCGTGACCGCGTTGAGCTGCAGCGCGGCGTCGTCGGAGGTGAGCAGCGGGACCAGCAGCGGCACCGCGCCGGCCTCCCCGATGAAGGCGCGGCTGCCGGAGCCGCCGGACTTGGCCAGCTGCCGCAGCTCGTGCACCACGCGGTTGTCCGACCCCGGGGAAAAAGACGCGGAGAGCTTCTTTACCAGGAACGAGGCGGTCATCCGCGCCGCCTCGACGGCGGCCTTGTTGGCGGCCACCGGTGGCGCCGGCTCGGGTTTGCCGGGCTTGCCGGGCTCGCCGCTGACTTCCATGGGGACGCCGTTCTCGCGGCACCACCGCGTGATTAAGTTTTTGAGGGCTTTGTTGGGGACGAGCTCTAGGTTGGTGAGGACTTGGCCGGTTTTGGGGCAGGTGGACTTGCCGGCTCCGAACCACCGCGTGATGGACTCGCGGTCGTACGTCTGCCCGCTGGAGGAGACGACGGGGTCGCGCATCAGGTCGAGCGAGATGGGGCAGCGGAAGTCCTGCGGCGGGGCCGGAGGCTCGGCGGCGTCGGAGTCTTCGTTGTCAAGATCCACGTCTACCTTGGAGTCGAGCGGCCGCGGGGTGGCGGCGCTGAAGAGGACGCACTTGGCGTAGCGAAGGAGGCCGACGAGGGCGATCATGGCGGAGGTCCAGCGCTCGGCGACGCGGTCCCCGATCTCCCGCTCCAGGGTCTCGATCTCCTCGCTGCATCCGGCGGGGTCGTTGATGGCCACCTCCTCCAGTATAGCCTCCAGCCTCTCCCTCCCCGGCACGATCTCCCGCTCCACCTCCAGGATGAGCGCTAGCACACCGGCCTTGAGCTCCCGCTCGGCGGCCGGTTCGGGCGCGCGGCGCCGGCACTGGCGCGACGCGAGAGCGAGgaggtcggcgacgtcgtcggcgAGGCCGAGGTCGGCGACGGGGAGGATGTCGAGGAGCGTGGCGAGGTCGTGCTGCAGCTCGCGCACGCGGGCGGCCACCTCGTCGGACTGCAGCAGCAGGCGCATGCGGCTGCGCGCGGCGCAGTCGGCCACCACGGCCTTGAACCGCTGCAGCACGAGGAGCACCTCGCGGAGGCACAGCGACGCCGACCGCGGCAGCGCGCCACCCAGGAGCAGGAGGTCGTCGAAAACGGCGAGGAGGAGCCGCGCGCGGCGGGACACGGACGCGAAGACCGCGCGGAGGAACGGCGCCGGCGGGTCGGCGGCGGCCAGGTCCCGCGCCAGGCGGCGCAGGGAGCGGAGGATGTCCTCGTCGGAGGCCGACGAGGAGTAGGAGGATGATGAAGAAGTGGAAGGAGACGGCGTCGCGGTTCTTGCGTTGGCCATTGCGGCAGCCGGAAGGCAGAGGATGCGTGGAGGGTTTGTTGTCGAATTGAACTTGGATATGATTATGGATTTATTGAGAATTTGAGATGAGATGGAGAAGAGGAGTGGGTATATATACGATACGAGTGAGACGTGTTGGCGCGTTGAGCTGGGATTGGGGTGGAGAAGAGAACCTGGACGGAATCGTCCTGACTTTCCTGGACCTTGATGCCACGCTTACCCGAATAAGCTTTGTTTATTCTCTTCTTCTAATCTAGCCTTCTCTTATTAGAGTATTATTTTGTAGGTGAGAATGTTTGAAGGAGGATGTGGTGGTGAAGTGTCGACGTTGGATCAGGGGACATGGACGGGTGAGATGGATTGGTAGGGTGGGCATGAATTCGATGACTCGGCTCGGGTTCGGACAGACAGGTGAGTTGAAGCGGCCGGTTGGTTTGATCTGATCGCGTCCTTCCTTCCGTGATCTCTGGCATCTGCCTGCAGGCCGGGCATATGGGTTGGAAATTGTCCGAGGACGTGATCGCAGCTGCGGGCTGCACAGTGACACGGTCCGTGTGTCTCATCCATTTGATTGCATCTGTGTCACGACTATTTCCATCCTACTACACCTTGTGAATTTAAAAGAGGATAACAAACGTTGGAGCTGACCTGACGGTTATGTTGGAAGACTCGGTGAATTCATTGTATCAGGTTCTTCATTGCGTACTTTCTTTTTCTAAAGACAAAAATTCATAAAACCGCTATCCTTCGGTCTAGAGTTTCATAAAACCACAACCCTTGAATTCTTTTTTTTATCACAAAACCATAACTACTGGGGTCAATTGTTTCAAAGAACAAACCTCAAAATTTAGTAAGTTCGACATTATTTTTATAGTATTGTACTTGGCCCCACAAGCCAAGTGCTATGCGACAAAGGAAGCGGTTCTCTCTACTTTTTCTGCAGACCAGAACATATTTAAACCAAACAAAGTGTTTTTGTAATTTTCTAACTATTGACAAAAAAAgttgaaaaattcaaacaatGGGCACGGGTAGTCAGGAATGTCTCCGCCTGCCATGTGCCACCTAACGTGTCAATGCAGTAGCGGAGCCAGGAAATTAATGTTGTGTAGTCATTTTTAAGTTATGTAGTCAAATATATCTATTTATAtgatttttttgtaattttttacaTAATTTCTACCTATGTTCTAAAAAAAACTGTGTAGTCAAATAACTACACAGCTAcaacgtggctccgccactgtgtCAATGTATTGTTAAGCAGATGCTACGTGAGTAGCTTAGATGAGGTGGAGAGCAATGTCGACATTGGATGTCTTTGGATGAGATTGCCAATGTATTGATAAGTAGATGCTACATGAGTAGCTTAGATGAGGTGGAGAGCGATGTCAACATTAGATGTCCTGGACGAGATCGACGTAGACACGATGTACCTAGGTTCGGCAACTCGCGGTAGACATAAAAGACCTATTCCATCCTTGATTATATTGATGGATCTGTTTACATGTTGTCAGAGCCGTAGATGGAGGCTACGGTGGACGAATGTGTTACAGGGTTGCTTCCTCTAACCAAGCGTTATATACACGATTTGGCCTAGGGTTTACCTCGTATGGGCAAGCCGTCCAAAACCTAATTCGACTATCCATCGTCAGATCCTTGTCTTTTTCTTCACGTTGACCTAACATGTGTCAATTGGGCTTTCAGGTCGACCTAGGTCATTGTGAGGCGAGTCTGTCAGAGAGGTAACTAGATTGGCCCGCCATGGTCTTGTGGAGCGACTCGCTCTGTTGGGCCTACTGGCTACTCGGTTGAATATTCCCTCGTCATAACATTCGCAAAATTATAAAATCACGTGATTAGTTAATCCAAAATAACTCACCACGGAAACTGGGGTTTTTAAATAAAATGATTTCGGTCGTGATTAATGATTATGCGAAACCTTTGGCCTAGTAGTTGTGGTATTGGTATTGTCATATTTGCTCGTTTCTAAACCTCGTGGAAGTAGATATAAACTCATTCTTACCATGGGAGGCTTTTTTTTACTATTTTTTTTGTTCGCTAATGTAGGacattttaaatattttaaagttGACAAAATGAGTGAAAACCTGCACGCTAAAACGCATGTAGTGCAATAGTGAACAGATGAAGTAATTATATGGTACTCCTATTTGCGACTAGCATGTGGAAAGAAAAAGGGCGCCACTAAAAAGACCAGCACTCCATAATCATACAAAGTTAATAAAGCGGTTTTCTCCAAGCTTCATGCACATTTTCGACTACACTAGGGACGGTGCATGATAAAAGGACGCTAACCACAGACCATAAATCTTCCCCATAGCCAGTGCTAATTCCTTTTGCAAGGTGTTGGCATGGGTGCGTTTTTCTCTGTTACGTGCACAATGCACCTCCATCCAGCGCCAAATCAGCCATCTTCTTTTAGCGAGTCAGAGTTTGTTCACGAAGTTCACGTTCAACCGAATAGAAGCATCTAGATGAACGCACGCTCTGAGCCTGTCAGCCTGAGCGTCGCATCTTGTAAATTTGGGTCGGAAGGAATAATCGGACGACCAACGAGAACGGTGTGGGCACGAAAAGATGCACCGAAGCGGATATGCGCAGCCGTCGTTGTTGCCCGTCGAAAGTGGCATGCCGAGAGCAACGGAAGGAGGCAACGGGCAACGTACCGTGCGGGCACATTTTCACATCGGATTGCCGGCCGGCCGGAACTACAGCCGCCAGATCGAGCCGGATTCCGCACAGTGCTGCAGCTAGCCACGGCGACCCCCCGCTGGCATACGGCACGGCAGACAGCGAGCGCTCAGCTCTCCGGCGAGAAGAAACGACCTGCCGCCCGCGCAAGGAGCAGGGACGTACGAgccgcggccggcggcggtcAATTATATTTTTCACGGAACCGGCAATAAGGCCAACTTTAACGGCTGGGTCCGCGGATTAGAATGAGGCTGCTGTGTGGAAGCAGGTGGCAGCGGCTTCAACGGGGAAAATTGTACTCCTTTCGATTCATATtatttgacacaaatataaatatatctagatatatttaagTTATATATACATTTATTTTAGTAACAAATAATATGAATGAGAGGAAGTAAAAACAAAATGGTGAGATTAAATAAAAACTTAGATTGCATATATTTAGGGCCCCACAGAGGGTGAGTTCTACAACtaaaaaaaacataaatataAATCCATCAAAGCTTCTAGTCCTCCTTGCCGAGATCAAGGAAGACCTGCGGTGACGGCTACACAttggccaatggaggaggaggtggcactTTTTTAGCTACCGGCGATGGATGTGGCGGCACCAAAGAGGCCTCCTGCTACGAGCCTtggatggcctcctcctccttgagcTTGGCCTCCATCGGCTCGTAGCCGAGGTCGTCCTCATCATCCGGTGAGTCTTCGATGGGGCCGGCTTGGTAGTCGGCCTCCGGCGAGAACGGCGGCGCCCACGGGAGGGGCTCGACGTAGTTCGTGACCGCTCTAAGATACCGCGACCAGTTGGGACGACCAGGGTGCGGCACGGGGAAGACAAAGCCAGTCCAATCCTCGGGTTGCGACTCCTCTTCGTCCTTCACGGCCACCGGCGGTGGCGCTTGGGGTACGAGTGGCTTCGTGTGATTCTCCTCCTGCGCCTAGTAGTCCACGCCCTTGTCGTCGAGGGCTTCGAGGTGCACCTCGATGCCCGCACGCTGGCGCAGGATCTCCCGGTGGCAAGCATGGTCACATGTCGGGATGGCGGGCACTGGCACCGCACTTGGTTGGGGTGCCACCCATGTGGTAGGTGGAATTCCGGCTAGGGCAGAGGCACGCCGGCCTCCACGAACCGACGGATGATCTCGACCTCCACGTAGATGCATCGCTCCAAGGGTGGCACATATTGCGGACGAGGTAGCCTCTATGCCGTGTGGAAAAAGCGGCGGCCACCATTTGCCACCGCCTCCGCCGAAGCGAGACCCGCAAGCTTCATAGTCTTTGTGCCAACAACGAAACCGTCCACCGGGCATTGAGCTAGGGCGGTGCCAGAATTTCGGTTGGTTGGTAAGTGGGATGGTCGCTAGTGTGGAATCGAGGATGATGGCGGgtcttctaagagcatctccagtcgcgtccctcaaaaagcgtccggcataaatgatttggggcacgtttgagaccgcgccggacaaaaagagatcaaaaatctgtacaaaaaagaggccctttccagccgcgtccctcaaacgacgtccggatgcatgcattttaataaaggggaccaccccatgtgggaaaagtaggtgagagaaagtgtggggaaagagactagcatgtggggaccggggctgcatgcatgcatatgggctctcatgttgtgtccggcgtcccggtagagactctatacatagagtctctaccggggacgccggacacaaaatgaggctctaattagctttgggggacgcgactggacagcTTTTTTCCCaatttcttgtccgccgtcccccaaaacgcgactggagatgctctaagaccgcGTGCAAGCTGGTGGACTGCTTGGACCCACACTGCCTCGCCTCCCTGGTCACTGACATGTTGGGCCGGCGCAATCTAGCGCTGACAAGGAGGACGCACGCCGTATTGCGGTCATTGTAAACCTAGCCAAGTTTGAGCCAGAGATGCGGGCTAACAGAACATAATCTAAGGCGGTGTCCTGATACGGCAtgctgttagggcatctccaaccgggcgacccaaacggacgcgctgggccatccgttttgggccgtttgggtcgccgcccggacacgcggacagcgccccacgtccgcgtgtccgtttgggtcgcacgctgcgcccaacgcggcgacccaaacggacgccacgtggttcgtcttccttgcgcggcgctgcgccatggcgagcctcgacgggacagccatggtgggcggtggaacgcgcgggaaagttcccgcgcgcaccaaggttcccgcgcgcgcaaacgccattggcgcgagcgaccgcccaagtttcccgccgggccgccggctataaagacggcggcggtcgacCGCAACACCATCCTCCCCCACCTTCTCcgtcgccatgccgcgcaccccgcagagccacatgggccaagctctccctcgccgcccgggccgaggttcccgcggacggtggaggaggagcgcgcggactcgcggtgggtcggccgacgacgaggcgctccgcgtcgccgccgaggcggcggcacgAAGGCCGGTGAcacggagatggtggaggcggccgcggagggctggcacgagaccgcggacggctggtacgaggccgcggaggagggggcggccgccgcggaggagcccgtcaacgaggaggacctcgcgttggcgaacatcaacgccgccatcgaggagcgactcgccgacctcacgcgcgtgacgaaggagcacgagggcatccggcgggccggccgccgccgctaggcgacctcctcggccggaaga from Lolium rigidum isolate FL_2022 chromosome 4, APGP_CSIRO_Lrig_0.1, whole genome shotgun sequence encodes the following:
- the LOC124649154 gene encoding U-box domain-containing protein 16-like produces the protein MANARTATPSPSTSSSSSYSSSASDEDILRSLRRLARDLAAADPPAPFLRAVFASVSRRARLLLAVFDDLLLLGGALPRSASLCLREVLLVLQRFKAVVADCAARSRMRLLLQSDEVAARVRELQHDLATLLDILPVADLGLADDVADLLALASRQCRRRAPEPAAERELKAGVLALILEVEREIVPGRERLEAILEEVAINDPAGCSEEIETLEREIGDRVAERWTSAMIALVGLLRYAKCVLFSAATPRPLDSKVDVDLDNEDSDAAEPPAPPQDFRCPISLDLMRDPVVSSSGQTYDRESITRWFGAGKSTCPKTGQVLTNLELVPNKALKNLITRWCRENGVPMEVSGEPGKPGKPEPAPPVAANKAAVEAARMTASFLVKKLSASFSPGSDNRVVHELRQLAKSGGSGSRAFIGEAGAVPLLVPLLTSDDAALQLNAVTAVLNLSILEANKKRIMHADGAVAALCEVMGSGATWRAKENAAATVLSLSAVHTYRRRLGRNPRVVEEVVQLVRTGPSSTKKDALAALLCLSAERENVGRLVGAGAAEAALSAVGEEETATAVLASLAKRGGADAIVKIDGAVARLVAEMRRGTEWSRECSAAALVLLCRRAGAAAVTQVLAVSGVEWAIWELMGSGSERARRKAASLGRACRRFAAANVVQDRECVTSTTVSPRAVAAA